One Deinococcus sp. LM3 genomic region harbors:
- a CDS encoding SMI1/KNR4 family protein, which produces MTFFPAVTLTQIQVVEDRFGFSLPDEIRSLYLDHDGEQESMDPVLVERLQSLAELMSTLDEMDEFLLEEAPALRGLFMPLWSDDGSNFFVFFLHGAERGMIGWTNHEEPYFIAPHYRDMAGLYAALVSAYNRNGFELKREYTGDSLIGEREERVFDAHLAAYDPALDAPLREYHGAFLLTLCPLGREQELLPLLRDDGLAVFTSRLLVRRKCHWALPALTDAVREHASNSSISFNLLNAITDLDAPNTGEALVNLARDYPVTLSAHYLAEALQRCGFRVERPQNAQGRFVQARISVETEPDGWLVLAWADR; this is translated from the coding sequence GTGACCTTCTTTCCGGCTGTCACTTTGACGCAGATTCAGGTTGTCGAGGATAGATTCGGCTTCTCCCTTCCAGATGAAATCAGGTCGCTGTACCTCGACCACGATGGGGAGCAGGAGAGTATGGACCCTGTTCTTGTCGAGAGGTTGCAGAGCCTCGCTGAATTAATGAGCACACTGGACGAGATGGACGAGTTCCTGCTTGAGGAGGCTCCAGCTCTTAGGGGATTGTTCATGCCGCTCTGGTCAGACGACGGCAGTAACTTTTTCGTGTTCTTCCTGCATGGGGCCGAGCGCGGAATGATCGGCTGGACGAACCATGAGGAGCCCTATTTTATCGCACCACACTACCGGGACATGGCTGGGCTGTATGCGGCACTGGTGTCGGCATACAACCGTAACGGTTTTGAGCTCAAGAGGGAGTACACCGGGGATTCTTTGATTGGCGAGCGTGAAGAGCGAGTGTTCGACGCGCATCTCGCCGCGTACGATCCTGCCCTGGACGCGCCGCTCAGGGAATATCACGGAGCGTTCCTCCTGACCCTGTGCCCCCTGGGCCGTGAGCAGGAGCTGCTGCCCCTCCTCCGTGATGATGGCCTGGCAGTGTTCACCAGTCGCCTTTTGGTTCGGCGGAAGTGTCACTGGGCATTGCCAGCCCTGACTGACGCCGTGCGGGAGCATGCCTCGAATAGCTCCATCTCGTTCAATCTGCTGAACGCCATCACCGACCTGGATGCCCCGAACACCGGCGAGGCGCTGGTGAATCTGGCGCGCGACTACCCCGTCACATTGAGCGCCCACTATCTGGCCGAGGCGCTGCAACGCTGTGGCTTCAGGGTGGAACGCCCGCAGAATGCACAGGGTCGTTTCGTGCAGGCCCGGATCAGCGTCGAGACGGAACCGGACGGTTGGCTGGTCCTGGCGTGGGCAGACCGTTGA
- a CDS encoding TRAP transporter large permease subunit, which yields MDALGLWMFLGAFALIFTGYPVAFALAGTAIVFGLIGLATGQFDALLLRALPDRIFGNMSNFTLLAIPYFVFMGGILGKSGLAEDLLRTAGLLFGRLRGGIAVAVVLVGMLLAATTGVVAATVVTMGLISLPIMLKYGYDKALASGVIVASGTLGQIIPPSVVLVVLGSELGVSVGDLFLGSIVPGLMLGGLYIAYVLIRARLNPALAPAMPAEELNISRGALLKQVARAMVPPLILIFVVLGSIFYGVATATEAGAVGALGAVLLALANRRLTRAALWDVTLSTARLTGFVMFILIGSTAFALVFRALDGDLFMQNLLTTLPGGVIGFLILTNLVIFILGCFLDFFEIAFIVLPLFAPVARELGIDMIWFGILIGINLQTSFLTPPFGFSLFYLRGIAGRALATADIYRGVVPFIAIQLLVLALCMVFPGLTGLRAAGP from the coding sequence ATGGACGCCCTGGGACTGTGGATGTTCCTGGGCGCCTTCGCCCTGATCTTCACCGGGTACCCGGTCGCGTTCGCGCTGGCCGGGACCGCCATCGTCTTCGGCCTGATCGGACTGGCGACCGGGCAGTTCGACGCGCTGCTGCTGCGCGCCCTGCCGGACCGCATCTTCGGGAACATGAGCAACTTCACGCTGCTGGCCATTCCGTACTTCGTGTTCATGGGCGGCATCCTGGGCAAGAGCGGACTGGCCGAGGACCTGCTGCGCACGGCGGGCCTGCTGTTCGGACGGCTGCGCGGCGGGATCGCGGTGGCCGTGGTGCTGGTGGGCATGCTGCTGGCCGCCACGACCGGCGTGGTCGCCGCGACCGTCGTGACCATGGGCCTGATCAGCCTGCCGATCATGCTGAAGTACGGCTACGACAAGGCGCTCGCCAGCGGTGTGATCGTCGCGTCCGGCACGCTGGGGCAGATCATTCCGCCCAGCGTGGTGCTGGTGGTGCTGGGCAGCGAACTGGGCGTGTCGGTCGGTGACCTGTTCCTGGGGTCCATCGTGCCGGGGCTGATGCTGGGCGGCCTGTACATCGCGTACGTGCTGATCCGCGCCCGCCTGAACCCGGCCCTGGCGCCCGCCATGCCCGCCGAGGAACTGAACATCAGCCGGGGCGCGCTGCTGAAGCAGGTGGCGCGCGCCATGGTGCCGCCCCTGATCCTGATCTTCGTGGTGCTCGGCTCGATCTTCTACGGCGTGGCGACCGCCACCGAGGCCGGCGCGGTCGGCGCGCTCGGCGCGGTGCTGCTGGCCCTGGCCAACCGCCGCCTGACCCGCGCGGCCCTGTGGGACGTGACGCTCTCCACGGCGCGCCTGACGGGTTTCGTGATGTTCATCCTGATCGGCTCGACCGCGTTCGCGCTGGTGTTCCGCGCGCTGGACGGCGACCTGTTCATGCAGAACCTGCTGACCACCCTGCCCGGCGGCGTGATCGGATTCCTGATCCTGACCAACCTCGTGATCTTCATCCTGGGCTGCTTCCTGGACTTCTTCGAGATCGCGTTCATCGTGCTGCCGCTGTTCGCGCCGGTCGCGCGAGAACTGGGCATCGACATGATCTGGTTCGGCATCCTGATCGGCATCAACCTGCAGACCAGCTTCCTGACCCCACCGTTCGGCTTCAGTCTGTTCTACCTGCGCGGCATCGCCGGGCGCGCCCTGGCGACCGCCGACATCTACCGTGGGGTGGTGCCGTTCATCGCCATCCAGTTGCTCGTGCTGGCGCTGTGCATGGTGTTCCCCGGCCTGACGGGCCTGCGCGCCGCCGGTCCTTGA
- a CDS encoding ankyrin repeat domain-containing protein encodes MTDGVDTVGDREAAFFLAIKTRDEALLRALVDGDAGLLNLPSPMGVSPVLFAVYYGRPDMARVLVELGAPLNVFEAAALGEEAALTRALDADPALVNGVSGDGFSPLGLAAFFGQAGAAEALLSRGANVNAVSRNAMGVTPLHSAVAGGHAGLARALVMAGADVNAAQAGGFTPLMAAAQNGDAGLVLFLRGRGARVDAVTDAGQGAADLAREEGHAGLAEALERPLDAGAPLL; translated from the coding sequence ATGACTGACGGTGTAGACACGGTGGGGGACCGCGAGGCGGCGTTCTTCCTGGCGATCAAGACGCGGGACGAGGCGCTGCTGCGCGCTCTGGTGGACGGGGACGCGGGGCTGCTGAACCTGCCCAGCCCGATGGGCGTGAGTCCGGTGCTGTTCGCGGTGTACTACGGCCGCCCGGACATGGCGCGCGTACTGGTCGAGCTGGGCGCGCCGCTGAACGTGTTCGAGGCGGCGGCCCTGGGGGAAGAGGCGGCCCTGACGCGGGCGCTGGACGCCGACCCGGCGCTGGTGAATGGCGTGAGCGGGGACGGGTTCAGTCCGCTGGGCCTCGCGGCGTTCTTCGGGCAGGCGGGCGCGGCCGAGGCACTGCTGTCGCGCGGCGCAAACGTCAACGCGGTCAGCCGCAACGCGATGGGGGTGACGCCGCTGCATTCGGCGGTGGCGGGCGGTCACGCGGGGCTGGCGCGGGCGCTGGTGATGGCAGGCGCGGACGTGAATGCGGCGCAGGCGGGCGGGTTCACGCCATTGATGGCGGCGGCGCAGAACGGCGACGCGGGGCTGGTGCTGTTCCTGCGGGGCCGGGGAGCGCGGGTGGACGCCGTGACTGATGCGGGTCAGGGCGCCGCCGATCTGGCACGCGAGGAGGGGCATGCGGGGCTGGCGGAGGCGCTGGAACGCCCGCTGGACGCGGGGGCGCCGCTTCTCTGA
- a CDS encoding serine hydrolase: protein MPLSLDQISPESQGLPSGAVLAWLDALAADGLELHGFTLRRSGRVVAGGHWFPYGPERVHHVYSLSKAFAAVGVGLLVQEGRLSVEDRVVDLFPDALPPVVGEHLRAMRVEDLLTMRTGHAADVTDVLYAAGEEHWVRAVLAQPVEFTPGTHFVYNSGASFLLSALVQRVTGETLLEFLTPRLLEPLGFRGARWVSNAGGVNLGGWGLHLRTGDAARFGQLLLNRGKWQGRTLLAPAWVDAMSGAHVPPGTNPGDERSDWAQGYGYQLWRCRHGAYRADGAFGQFCVVLPGQDMVLAVTAGVRDMGRVLDHTWTHLLGNAQESPLPPGADTEALRVRCETLTLDVPELLDPPPLRDTQAHFTFDPNDDGWEAATLTVTGERGTLALDGPTPNTVRFTLNTWEEQTLDTWGTTVALTVRAGWQADGTLALTLLLIEDGARWEVRWPAPDAPLSVGLCAPHYGEGHTLSARPSTLGA from the coding sequence GTGCCTCTTTCACTTGATCAGATTTCGCCGGAGTCTCAGGGTCTGCCGTCCGGGGCGGTGCTGGCGTGGCTGGACGCCCTGGCGGCGGACGGGCTGGAGCTGCACGGGTTCACGTTGCGGCGCTCGGGTCGGGTGGTGGCCGGGGGGCACTGGTTCCCGTACGGGCCGGAGCGGGTGCATCACGTGTACTCGCTGAGCAAGGCGTTCGCTGCGGTGGGCGTGGGGCTGCTGGTACAGGAGGGTCGCCTGAGCGTGGAGGACCGGGTGGTGGACCTCTTTCCGGACGCGCTGCCGCCGGTGGTGGGTGAGCACCTGCGGGCCATGCGGGTCGAGGACCTGCTGACCATGCGCACCGGACACGCGGCGGACGTGACGGACGTCCTGTACGCGGCGGGTGAGGAGCACTGGGTGCGGGCCGTTCTGGCGCAACCGGTCGAGTTCACGCCGGGCACGCACTTCGTGTACAACAGCGGCGCGTCGTTCCTGCTGTCGGCGCTGGTGCAGCGCGTGACCGGGGAGACGCTGCTGGAGTTCCTGACGCCGCGCCTGCTGGAGCCGCTGGGGTTCCGGGGGGCGCGCTGGGTGAGCAACGCGGGGGGCGTGAACCTGGGCGGGTGGGGCCTGCACCTGCGGACCGGGGACGCGGCGAGGTTCGGGCAGCTGTTGCTGAACCGGGGAAAGTGGCAGGGGCGGACGCTGCTGGCTCCGGCGTGGGTGGACGCGATGAGTGGCGCGCACGTCCCGCCCGGCACGAACCCCGGCGACGAACGCAGTGACTGGGCGCAGGGGTACGGGTACCAGCTGTGGCGCTGCCGTCACGGCGCGTACCGGGCGGACGGCGCATTCGGGCAGTTCTGCGTGGTCCTGCCGGGGCAGGACATGGTGCTGGCCGTCACGGCGGGCGTGAGGGACATGGGGCGGGTGCTGGATCACACCTGGACGCACCTGCTGGGGAACGCGCAGGAGTCTCCCCTGCCGCCCGGTGCGGACACGGAGGCGCTGCGGGTGCGTTGTGAAACCCTCACGCTGGACGTGCCGGAGCTCCTCGATCCGCCCCCGTTGCGGGACACGCAGGCGCATTTCACGTTCGACCCGAACGACGACGGCTGGGAGGCCGCGACCCTGACCGTCACGGGTGAACGCGGCACACTCGCCCTTGACGGGCCGACCCCGAACACGGTCCGCTTCACGCTGAACACCTGGGAGGAGCAGACGCTGGACACCTGGGGCACCACCGTCGCCCTGACCGTCCGGGCGGGCTGGCAGGCCGACGGGACGCTGGCCCTGACGCTGCTGCTGATCGAGGACGGCGCCCGCTGGGAGGTGCGCTGGCCCGCGCCGGACGCACCCCTGAGCGTGGGGTTGTGCGCCCCGCACTACGGCGAGGGCCACACGCTGAGTGCCCGACCCTCTACCCTGGGCGCATGA
- a CDS encoding acetyl-CoA C-acetyltransferase → MSKLVIVAAKRTPIGSFMGSLKDVSAADLGVTAAKAVLDGVNGADVADVIVGNVLQAGNGMNVGRQIGIGAGLPQDVPGLTVNRVCGSGLQAVISAAQGIRAGDGQLYLAGGTESMSGAPYLLPRAREGYRLGHAQALDSILSEGLTDVFGNYHMGITAENIAEAWHLTREEQDAFALESQTRAAAALEGNFFAEELVSVEVPGRKGPTTFSADEYPRATTAEALAKLRPAFRKDGTVTAGNASGINDGAAMLLVASEEYAQTHGLPILAEIASYAAIGVDPAIMGIGPAKAVPVALNRAGMSVADVDLFELNEAFAAQSLAVVRDLNADPARVNVTGGAVALGHPIGASGARVLVTLIHQLRRLGKETGVASLCIGGGMGIAVVVRARA, encoded by the coding sequence ATGAGCAAACTGGTGATCGTGGCGGCGAAGCGCACGCCGATCGGAAGCTTTATGGGCAGCCTCAAGGACGTCTCGGCGGCGGACCTGGGCGTCACGGCGGCGAAGGCCGTGCTGGACGGCGTGAATGGCGCGGACGTGGCCGACGTGATCGTGGGGAACGTCCTTCAGGCCGGAAACGGTATGAACGTGGGCCGTCAGATCGGCATCGGCGCGGGCCTCCCGCAGGACGTGCCGGGCCTGACCGTGAACCGCGTGTGCGGCAGCGGCCTTCAGGCCGTCATCAGCGCCGCGCAGGGCATCCGCGCCGGGGACGGGCAGCTGTACCTCGCGGGCGGCACCGAGAGCATGAGCGGCGCCCCGTACCTGCTGCCCCGCGCCCGCGAAGGGTACCGGCTGGGGCACGCGCAGGCGCTGGACAGCATCCTCTCGGAAGGCCTGACCGACGTGTTCGGCAACTACCACATGGGTATCACCGCCGAGAACATCGCAGAGGCGTGGCACCTGACCCGCGAGGAACAGGACGCCTTCGCGCTGGAAAGCCAGACCCGCGCCGCCGCCGCGCTGGAAGGAAACTTCTTCGCGGAGGAACTCGTCAGCGTGGAAGTCCCCGGCCGCAAGGGCCCCACCACCTTCAGCGCCGACGAATACCCCCGCGCCACCACCGCCGAGGCCCTGGCCAAACTGCGCCCCGCGTTCAGGAAGGACGGGACCGTCACCGCCGGGAACGCCAGCGGCATCAACGACGGCGCCGCCATGCTGCTGGTCGCCAGCGAGGAGTACGCGCAGACGCACGGCCTGCCCATCCTGGCCGAGATCGCCAGTTACGCCGCCATCGGCGTGGACCCCGCCATCATGGGCATCGGCCCCGCCAAAGCCGTTCCCGTCGCCCTGAACCGCGCCGGAATGAGCGTCGCCGACGTGGACCTGTTCGAACTGAACGAGGCGTTCGCCGCGCAGTCCCTCGCCGTCGTGCGCGACCTGAACGCCGACCCCGCCCGCGTGAACGTCACAGGCGGCGCCGTCGCCCTCGGGCACCCCATCGGGGCCAGCGGGGCGCGCGTGCTCGTCACGCTGATCCACCAGCTGCGCCGCCTCGGCAAGGAAACCGGCGTCGCCAGCCTCTGCATCGGCGGCGGCATGGGCATCGCCGTCGTGGTGCGCGCGCGGGCGTAA
- a CDS encoding TRAP transporter substrate-binding protein: MGINRRKFLKGAAVTAAASTVFSPHSFAQSGNVRWRCASSFPKSLDTIFGGASTVADRVAAMTDGKFQIRAYEAGELVPGLQVLDAVQQGTVECGHTCGYYFVGKDATLGFATSVPFGLSVTEQNAWMYHGGGMALLREVYGQFGVINFPAGNTGAQMGGWWKQEVKTAAQLRGKKVRIPGLGGQVMAKLGANVQVIPGGEIYLALDRGAIDAAEWVGPYDDEKLGLHKAAKFYYYPGWWEPGPNVDFIVNQKQYNALPKAYREILATACAEANVTMMAEYDAKNQAALVRLQRGGTQLRRFSNDILSAANKATQELHAENAAKNARYKKVYTQWNGFRASVRNWHQVNEKAMMDFKS; encoded by the coding sequence ATGGGAATCAACCGCCGTAAGTTCCTGAAGGGCGCCGCCGTCACCGCGGCCGCCAGCACCGTCTTCTCGCCGCACAGCTTCGCGCAGAGTGGCAACGTGCGCTGGCGCTGCGCCTCGAGCTTCCCCAAGAGCCTGGACACCATCTTCGGCGGGGCCAGCACGGTCGCCGACCGCGTGGCCGCCATGACCGACGGGAAGTTCCAGATCCGCGCCTACGAGGCCGGGGAACTCGTGCCGGGCCTGCAGGTGCTGGACGCCGTGCAGCAGGGCACCGTGGAGTGCGGTCACACCTGCGGGTATTACTTCGTGGGGAAGGACGCCACCCTGGGCTTCGCGACCAGCGTGCCGTTCGGCCTGAGCGTGACCGAGCAGAACGCCTGGATGTACCACGGGGGCGGCATGGCGCTGCTGCGCGAGGTGTACGGGCAGTTCGGCGTGATCAACTTCCCGGCCGGGAACACCGGCGCGCAGATGGGCGGCTGGTGGAAGCAGGAGGTCAAGACGGCCGCGCAGCTTCGCGGGAAGAAGGTCCGCATTCCGGGGCTGGGCGGGCAGGTCATGGCGAAACTGGGCGCGAACGTGCAGGTCATCCCCGGCGGCGAGATCTACCTGGCGCTGGACCGAGGCGCCATCGACGCCGCCGAGTGGGTCGGGCCGTACGACGACGAGAAACTCGGGTTGCACAAGGCCGCGAAGTTCTACTACTACCCCGGCTGGTGGGAACCCGGCCCGAACGTGGATTTCATCGTGAACCAGAAGCAGTACAACGCGCTGCCCAAGGCGTACCGCGAGATTCTGGCGACCGCCTGCGCCGAGGCGAACGTGACCATGATGGCCGAGTACGACGCGAAGAACCAGGCGGCGCTGGTGCGCCTGCAACGTGGCGGCACCCAGTTGCGCCGCTTCTCGAACGACATTCTGTCCGCCGCGAACAAGGCCACCCAGGAGCTTCACGCCGAGAACGCCGCCAAGAACGCCCGGTACAAGAAGGTCTACACGCAGTGGAACGGGTTCCGCGCCAGCGTCCGCAACTGGCATCAGGTGAACGAGAAGGCCATGATGGACTTCAAGAGCTGA
- a CDS encoding TRAP transporter small permease subunit — protein sequence MGILSALMGLARGIDRFSHGLGILTGLITLLMIGVGLFNVIGRFVDRYAGTALSSNSLLEAQWYLFSAVFLIGGAYVLSRDEHVRVDLLYTRLTQRGRAWINLLGTLLFLLPFCVLMLNVSWPWFLLSYRGNEGSPDPGGLLRWPVKLLVPLGFVLLLIAGVGMALKALGVLSGHHHYEEHDEVQAALADVELSDEERRALDELELARVEALRRDPPAGGN from the coding sequence GTGGGCATCTTGTCGGCATTGATGGGCCTCGCACGGGGCATTGACCGTTTCTCGCATGGCCTGGGCATCCTGACCGGCCTGATCACGCTCCTGATGATCGGAGTGGGCCTCTTCAACGTCATCGGCCGGTTCGTGGACCGTTACGCCGGGACGGCGCTGTCCAGCAACTCGCTGCTGGAGGCGCAGTGGTACCTGTTCAGCGCGGTGTTCCTGATCGGCGGCGCGTACGTGCTGAGCCGCGACGAGCACGTGCGCGTGGACCTGCTGTACACCCGCCTGACCCAGCGCGGCCGGGCCTGGATCAACCTGCTGGGCACGCTGCTGTTCCTGCTGCCGTTCTGCGTCCTGATGCTGAACGTGTCCTGGCCGTGGTTCCTGCTGAGCTACCGGGGCAACGAGGGCAGCCCGGACCCCGGCGGTCTGCTGCGCTGGCCGGTGAAACTGCTGGTGCCGCTGGGCTTCGTGCTGCTGCTGATCGCGGGCGTGGGCATGGCCCTCAAGGCGCTGGGCGTCCTGAGCGGCCACCACCACTACGAGGAGCATGACGAGGTGCAGGCCGCGCTGGCCGACGTGGAACTCAGTGACGAGGAACGCCGCGCGCTGGACGAACTGGAACTCGCGCGGGTCGAGGCGCTGCGGCGCGACCCGCCCGCCGGAGGCAACTGA
- a CDS encoding non-heme iron oxygenase ferredoxin subunit, with product MSDSQRVLAGPITEMPEGHQSTVDLNGVSVLVVNFEGTYYALRNNCTHKDYPLLGGDVSMGRITCEKHGAKFELATGKARTLPAVKPVKLYRTEIEDGLLYLSEL from the coding sequence ATGAGCGACTCCCAGCGCGTCCTGGCCGGACCCATCACCGAGATGCCCGAAGGCCACCAGAGTACCGTCGACCTGAACGGCGTCAGCGTCCTCGTCGTGAACTTCGAGGGCACCTACTACGCCCTGCGGAACAACTGCACCCACAAGGACTACCCGCTGCTGGGCGGCGACGTCAGCATGGGCCGCATCACCTGCGAGAAGCACGGCGCGAAATTCGAACTCGCGACCGGCAAGGCCAGAACCCTGCCTGCCGTGAAGCCGGTCAAGCTCTACCGCACCGAGATCGAGGACGGCCTGCTGTACCTCTCCGAGCTGTAA